In the genome of Uloborus diversus isolate 005 unplaced genomic scaffold, Udiv.v.3.1 scaffold_1036, whole genome shotgun sequence, the window TGTAAGATTACATCCAAACATTGAAAAGATATTGGCTGATGAACAATGGGTTGATGATGCTACGTAAGATTTTTCatcataaataaattaatactgaaaTTAGCATGTTGCGACTattaaaaaactttcttctatattttgcaaaaaacattttaacaggCTCGATTTTACGGTACAGCCGTCAtatgccccctcccccaaatgagaaaaatacccgtcaAAACAACCCCTCTAAacatttcaatgccgcagtctgtgccaggaccgtccccctcccccccaggtAGGCACCCCTGCATGTCTAAActcttattttttcctctttgtctTTTTGAAGGAAAAGGATTTTGTAAATTTGGGCAGAAAAATCATGAAAGAACAGTTTTTATttgatactagtggtacccgaacggctttgcccgtaataaaaagttaaaaggtcttttggttcgcctgtatatttacaaataatgtatggtgaatttttttgccaattggcttgtgtccatgttacggttccatgttatgataattttgtaatttactcgctcatcttatgataattttaatcttaaaattggaatagaaaaagaaccacatcaaatttttgaaaaatcgcttcaaagtgcacatccccatgctacaaactaactttgtgccaactttcatgaaaattggacgaatggtctaggcgctatgcgcggcacagatccggacagagagagatcttgacagacagactttcatctttattattagtaaaaatgaagagaaaaatttaaagccaATTGTAAGTTGACATATTTCTAATAGTATTCTTAAATCTAAAACTGCAATCcatacaaaaatttgttttatactgaaatttaataattattcatAATGAGGACCATTGTGCTAACACAACACCAAATGGataatctttattactaataataattactaataaagctgaaagtctgtcaggatctctgtgacgcgcatagcgcctagaccgttcggccgattttcatgaaatttcgcacaaaatttgtttgtatcatgggggtgtgcaccttgaagcgatttttcaaaaattcgattttgttctttttctattctaattttaagagcattttcccaagcaaaattatcataaaatggatgagtaaattgccaagttatcataacatggtaccgtaacatgggcaagacaattggcgagaaattcaccatacattatttgtatatacatataggcgaaccaaaagaccttttaattttctactacgggcaaagccgtgcgggtatcactagtgggTTAATAAATTAGTAGTTATAAAAGAATTAATACAAATTTAATCaagaaaattacagtaattataaatatttcatttttattctagtGGCCTCATTCCTCACTGCTTAGCTATACTGAAAAAATGCCATCACTTGACAGAGAGGCTTGTTCCAATGATGATGACTCATGTTTCCCAGCAGTCCCACCAAGAGCTTGGTGAAATCATTGAAGTTGCCAAGAAAATAAGCCCTCGTGTGGACGATGTTGTCAGAGCAATGTACCCACCCCTTGATCCGCGTCTGTTAGAAGCAAGGTTTGAAGttctttttaactattaaaaagtgcaaaatatgtcatatttttaaaaataatagtgaaAAGGATATattgtcgtctcagagcaaccGTAAAACATCTAATTCCAGAAAAGACAGTATGATATCCGaccgttgctctgaggcgacgatatagttGACTCTCTCAAGTCCACACAACTTGAAACCAAGCAGCTTctaaatttaaagtcatttatttGTCCCCATTTAtggcaaaattatcaccattatTATCAAAGAAAACCTTACTactactcaaaaaaagaaaagactatatattattattattatataaaataaaaccattttaaaaaacaagtttatgTTATGCCTTTTTTTATgccatttgtttgtttttacaaGTTATATTACATACTTACT includes:
- the LOC129232069 gene encoding transmembrane protein 98-like — protein: MVMESVVLVAIGVLTVVFVGSLLALILVCRHKYCRPLDLLSHQFKDVRPEIHLISNDDGTDMELDDVRLHPNIEKILADEQWVDDATGLIPHCLAILKKCHHLTERLVPMMMTHVSQQSHQELGEIIEVAKKISPRVDDVVRAMYPPLDPRLLEA